One Glycine max cultivar Williams 82 chromosome 3, Glycine_max_v4.0, whole genome shotgun sequence DNA window includes the following coding sequences:
- the LOC100811633 gene encoding nuclear transcription factor Y subunit B-6: MAGVREQDQYMPIANVIRIMRRILPAHAKISDDAKETIQECVSEYISFITAEANERCQREQRKTVTAEDVLWAMEKLGFDNYAHPLSLYLHRYRKTEGEPASARRASASASPSMQMHPRTHPHSHPPNYSHHGFGMFDFDPSSQGFYRDDASSSGSGGFVASFDPYANIKRDPL; encoded by the coding sequence ATGGCGGGAGTGAGGGAGCAGGACCAGTATATGCCGATAGCAAACGTGATAAGGATCATGCGGAGGATTCTACCGGCGCACGCGAAGATCTCGGACGACGCGAAGGAGACAATCCAGGAGTGCGTGTCGGAGTACATAAGCTTCATCACGGCAGAGGCGAATGAGCGATGCCAGCGCGAGCAGCGAAAGACGGTGACTGCAGAGGACGTGCTGTGGGCGATGGAGAAGCTCGGCTTCGACAACTACGCCCACCCTCTCTCTCTTTACCTTCACCGCTATCGCAAGACCGAAGGCGAACCCGCTTCCGCCAGACGTGCTTCTGCATCTGCATCCCCATCGATGCAGATGCACCCACGCACACACCCACACTCACATCCACCTAATTATTCTCATCATGGCTTCGGAATGTTTGACTTTGACCCATCATCGCAAGGGTTTTACAGGGATGATGCATCTAGTTCTGGCTCTGGTGGATTTGTTGCCAGTTTTGATCCTTATGCTAACATCAAACGTGATCCCCTGTGA